The sequence below is a genomic window from Phaenicophaeus curvirostris isolate KB17595 chromosome 16, BPBGC_Pcur_1.0, whole genome shotgun sequence.
GGGGAAGCCTCCACATCACAGGCTTTTCTGAGTCCTGGGAGCTGTTGAGACCTGGAAAGGAGAAACTGATATCAAGATGACCTAACTTTGTTAGGTAAAATGTAACTACTGGGCTGGAATTTGACTGACACAGTGGTCATTATTGAGAACAGATGTGAATGATCCCATGGCACTTAAACTGGTTGTCATGTATAGAACCCGTTTATCAAAGAATTTAAGCATTTGCTGTCTTTGTCATTATCAGCCTTGCACAGGGGATGTCAATGCTTTGTCTATGAGCTTTTGTCGTGCAGGTGCAGCGGTGACTCGCACAAGCCCTTCGCAGAACAGCTGAGATGgaccttttcctcctccacccAAGGACACTGCTGAGCCCAGAGTCCCATGCTGGCTGCAGCCTCTGGGAACCGTGCCCCGCGGCGGGGGCAGTGCTGGAGCTGCCCCGTTCCTcgccgccgggaccgcccccgcCGCTAAAGCGACGTGTCGCGACGGGCAGCGGTGCCGGCCCGGCTCCCCCGGggttccctcagcagctcccgCGGAGAGCCTGGCCCGGCCCTGCTATCCCCGCTGCCCCGGCAGCTGCCCTGAGCCCGCGGCACCAGGCGCCTTGCCCCGGGCAGCCGCTCCGGTAAGTCCAGGGCGGAAAAGCTCTTGGTATCTGTCTGCTGTCTCTCTTCGGTTTCTCTTGACCGCTCCGGCCTGTTGCTGATCCCGTCCCCGCCTCCATTCCCTACTTGCACATCCTTGCTGTCTCCCTGGCTGTGGCTCCATGAGGTGGTTTCTCGGGATTACGGCAGCATGCAGCAGTCCCAAAGCAAACCCCCAACCAGCAATGCACCTTCTTATCCCAGGTCATCCCATTTGTTTTCCATCAGCCTGCAGTTTTAAAGACTACCTTGCTTCCAGAGTTTGCTGAAGCCTCCTTTCTCTTGGGACTCTTCTGCTGGCTGCCTCCACAAACCTCCTCTTCACCAAGTCCCATGGGCTGTTTCCTGCTCTGTGCCCACCTTTCCTGTTCTTTCCTGCAGTTATGCTTCGTCTTGCTGAGCGAGTCAGGCTGAGTCCAAAACAAACCCAGTGCTTGGCTTTAGTCCTGTTTCCTTGCTTAAGATACCTGTGTGTCTAGAATGTCCTCTCCCAGCACAAGCTTTCTGgtgctttctctcttcctttgctgcccTAAACAAACTGCTTGGTGAATCAGCCAAGGCTGATGTCCTGTACGGTGTACGGGGACAGTCAGGCACCTGCAGCTTGTTCAGTAAGAATTTTAAGCTGGATTCACCAACTCTCTTAACTGCTCCTACATAGCAGCATCAGCATAAACGTACGTATTTTTTAAGACCAAACTTCTCCATGAATACATGGACTGGAAGAGAGTGGAAGGAAGCATTTTGGAACTGGCAACATTCATTGTTGGTGTTAACAGCAGGGCTGCTGCGAGGCTGTTATCCTCAGAAATAGGTTTGGCATGGAAtctgggctgggggagggaaAATTTCAGTGCTGTCATCCGCCTTGCTAATGTGTAAGTAAGGAACATTGCTGTGTCTGTACAATCTAGAGAATaagtgctgctctgctgctgttgaaCTGGGACAGAAACTGCAATTAATGTCCATCATTATGTGGTTGTTGGAAGAGGGAAGTGCGGTTTTGTGTCTGCGGTTTTGTGTCTGTGTGGTGGAGACCTGCCAAGACGCAGAGATGCTGAGGGTGAAAACAGGTTGCTGGATGGGAGTTTCTGAGCCACTGTATAAGTTCCTGTGCCATGTTGCCCTCTAGTGGACAGCTTGTAAATACAGCCAAGCCCTATTCCTGCAAAATGCAATTACTTAAGAGTTCAAGAATTTACTTTCTGGGTAAGAGCCTGAGGGTTCTGTCCAGTACTCCACACCTAAGCCTTCATACATACAATGAGCTGGTGTAGGGGTTTATTATTACTTGTGGTAAACAGCGTGTGAGTTCAAAACACAGAGGCAATGTGTCATCAAACCTATTTGGCCATTGTACTGCTGATATTTTTTTGCCCTTCCCACAGGACCAGCTTGGAGACCATTTTCTTATGTGCAATGAGAGGAGAAATCTCTCCCGTTCAGGGCCTATTTATAAGAAATCAGAGAGGTGTCTGTTCTCACTTGGCTTCCTGTAGGTGAGGACACCAGCAGGTGACTCACTGCATCTTTGTTTCAGTGGTTCCACTCACTTGGCCTCTGCTGCCTCTGTAACCTCTTCCTTCCAGCTGAAGGAGGCTCTGTTGTTCGctaaaaatggattttctcCTCTGTTCATCTGCACAGGTCATCCTGACTAGCAACGTTTCACAGTTCCTAAACAGAACGTGACTAAATTGAGAACCGATGATGGTTTTCCAGTAGTGAACAAGGAAACAAACATATCAAACAAACCTGCATCAGATCATTTGTGCAGCATGGAACTCAGCAACATTGAAGATACTGGTGTCGTGTTTTTATAGCACATGGATGCTTAATACCAGCACAGCTACCAAACCATGAAGACTAAAACCAAAGGAAAGAAGCAAAGGCACAGTGTTGACAAAGAAGCATTTTCGGAGGAgccagctgtgaaaaaaaaggaactggTGAAATGTTTGCGACGCAAAGGAAGGAGAAGTGGGGGAAACAAGGACAGCAGCAAGATCACTACAGCCAAAGCCAAGCACTCTTGGAGCAGTAGGGACAGGCGCTTAAGGAGACTGGAAAGCAATGAGCGGGAGAGGCAGAGAATGCACAAGCTCAACAACGCGTTTCAGGCTTTGCGGGAGGCGATACCTCATGTGAGAGCTGAGAATAAACTCTCCAAAATAGAGACTCTCACACTGGccaaaaattacattaaatccTTGACTTCCATGATACTCAATATGTCCAACGGACaccttccagcagcagaagggaTGGGGGCAGCCTGGGGGCCCAAACCGTGCCAGCACCATCAACAGCAGTCGGGGGATGATGATGATCACAAGGAACACCTACAGAAATAATCCACAGACGTTCACAACCTACAgttagctgctaccatcattaTCTGATTTTCTTGCACGTTAACACATCAGTGCACAGAGGACTCGAGATTATTTTTGCATCCTGGTATTCcctattttttcttaaaaaggcAAACAGGTAACACACTATTTCCAGAGCATCCAGCCTCATGGAGTTTTCCTTTAGTGTGCCCCTGAGCGCCATTGTAATACAAATAGGAGGCAAATGTCTTATTTTTGCTAAAACTATGATTAAAATGCTTTAACATAGTACTAAGTTAGACAACAATCTATCtaattataaattatttgcTAATGAAGACTGTCATGTGATCAGAACTTTTTTTAGCTTAGTGCTACATTCTGGTGCTATAAAACATACTAAATGCAGCAGCTtttcaaaagaggaaaataagctTCATCCCCATCTCACTGTAAAAATGAGAGCACTAAAGAGCTCTCATTTTCCCCTTGTAGAATGAGCTGAGGTGCCCTCAGCTGGAAATGCTCCAGCCTTTCCTACCAAGATTCCTGAAGTCCTACAGTGGCAGGACAGCTGGAGCTCTGGGGTGTGGACAGCAAAGGTGGAATCCGGCATCTCGTGCAGGGGAGACGATTGATAACAGTATGTGACATGgtccttctctcttctctctgtccAAGGAGTGGTGGCTGAGGATTTATCAGATCCATCACAGCAGGGTTACACAGCAGCGTGTAGTTTTTAACATGCTATTTGTTTTGCTCCAGCAGGAACTGATAGCTTGGCAGCTTCATTTGAACTAAAATGTCACATTTCCCAGACAGACCGGTAAGGgatgtgaattatttttctccaccACAGCGCTCTACGTTTATCAGGGAGAACAATGTTGTATTTCACGCGTGGTTGCCTTACTGCCGAAATTTTCATCTTGCCTCCACTTGGGATTTTCTGAGTTTCCAAACTGTTCTCTGTTGTGATAGACCAGCTATTGCTCAAATGTTCATTAAAGTATTACTCGCTCAGCTTGCCTTAACTGTGCTATCTTATGTCACCAGCTGCTACGTACTGGCAAAGCCCTTAGTGTATTTATAGCTTGTCTGGAGTGGGAGAAATCAGCAACATGAGGTCATTTTGGTGTTAGCACCAAAGGATATAAACTTGAGAGGTGCAGATTCAGCCTGGACAGAAGGAGGATTTTCCTTACTAGgagggcggtgaggccctggctaAGGGAAGCCAAGGTGTcgaaggccaggttgtatgggcCTTAGGCACCCTGATCCAATgcgaggcatccctgcccagggcagggtgtggaactgggtgggctttaaggtcccttccaagcccaGCCACTCCCTGATTCTatggttttcctttcagttgtCCTACCTGGCACCTCTTCATGCACGGCGCTGCCAGCAGGGTGGCAGAACGCGTCCCTCAGACCCGTCGCGCTGGGTCCCCTGGGCTGAGGCGGCAGAAATACAATATATCGGTATGGATTGATTACTGAGCGGCTTCTCACGACGACCCTTCCAAGGACCGAGGCTCCCCTCACCCGCCTATCAGCCCGCCCTTTCCCAGAGGCtcgccccccccttccccccccaggTCTCGCGAGAGGACGAGCCCGCCACAACGGGCCCCGCGCGCCGGTCTCGGCGCGCGGGGCCCGTTTTGGCGGGCTCGTCCTCTCGCGAGACCGGCGCGCGGGGCCCGTTTTGGCGGGCTCGTCCTCTCGCGAGACCGGCGCGCGGGGCCCGTTTTGGCGGGCTTGTCCTCTCGCGAGACTGGCGCGCGGGGCCCGTTTTGGCGGGCTCGTCCTCTCGCGAGACTTGGGAGGCTGAGCCCCAGGGAAAGGGCGGGCTGATAGGCGGGTGAGGGGAGCCTCGGTCCTGGGAAGGGTCGTGGTGAGAAGCCGCTCAATCAATCAATACCGATGTGATTATTGAGGCGCTTTTCAGTGTGATGCAGGGCACTGTGCCAGTTGATGCGAGTGCGGCTCCAGGAGCGTTCCTAAAGGCTGTATGCAAACATACACATCCATCGCTTTTTCTGGGAATGGGGGTGTCTCATATATTGATATAAATTTCGCTCTGCCCTTCGGGGTCTAGATGAAGGCTGTAGGGCTCCCTCACAGCTGAACTTTTCCACTCCCCTTCTTGCACGTGCTCTTGGAGCCCTTGGGCACCTCTTCAAGGTGGCACCTGGTCCTAGCTGGGTCTTCTTTCTCTTACCATTGCACTGGTCCTTGTTATCTGGGTTAATTATGTGAGAATTAGTTGATTAGTTTCACTACAGCTGGCttgtgtttaattatcttgtcatataaacgTGTCTTATATCAAGAGAAAACATGCAGACCatctccagacatggataaataacctgaaagaataaacactctcttagagttgcaagaatttGTTGATAGGCTTaattgtcttgtaagatgtagctGTTTTAGGCTAGGAGGTCACCTGAAGGGAGGCTCCAGACGTAGCTGGATAacctagaaaaataaacattctttgagGACTTACACAGTTCTTCATCTAAAACCAGTCTATCTACCCACTGCTTTCGTAGGATGAGAGgcctttttagaagggcatccgattcagcgctgaattgtaaaataaaaatattattgcctttgcttcgaggactttgtccttttcaatattttaccagcgAATAGGTGGTTTTTTACAATTAGATACAGGCACACTCCTTCCCATTCTTTCTAAATGCAGCCTTGTTAAAAGTCCTTAGTTAAGCGTAAGTATCCAGGTACTGGCGAGGTGAAAGTTATTATTCAAGCCAATCCTACATTTTAGTACTAAAATCCCCAAatctaaaaataatattcaaataCATAACAGGCTAGCAACTTATAACAGTTTCTTCCTTCAGAAGCACTGAGAGATGGAGAGGGGGAGGaacttggagcaacctgagtGGTCTTGGTACTGGACGCTGTCCCTGAACTGTTTTTGTGGTTACTCCTTCTCCCAACACAGCCATCCCTGATGCCAGGCACAGGACAGAGATGGTTTTAATGCAATGATAACTGCTTGTTCTGAAATAGTCCTTTGTAGCAAAGTGCTGCTTTATTGGACATGTCAAAAGGgataaattacttttatttttcaaaattgttttaaattaaagtaacatttttttgttttaactagCCCTAACAATgacattatattttaaaattaaataatcttCTAAATAAGAGTTGCAGAAGGCAAATATTTAGTACTCAAACAGAAACTAttataattttatcttttgttcACTTAAACCCAGCTGTTTACAGTCAAGATGAAACTTGGCAACGCAGGGAATAATGCAAAGGTACATTATAAAGCTTATTGTATGAAACCAGTTTGATTGTTGGCTATGTAAACACTGACAATTAAAACAGAAGATCTTTCTCATATGATGCAGAGCAAATACAATCCTAATAATTCcctaaaaatatatgtaataaaGTTATTTATTTGGA
It includes:
- the BHLHA15 gene encoding class A basic helix-loop-helix protein 15; this encodes MKTKTKGKKQRHSVDKEAFSEEPAVKKKELVKCLRRKGRRSGGNKDSSKITTAKAKHSWSSRDRRLRRLESNERERQRMHKLNNAFQALREAIPHVRAENKLSKIETLTLAKNYIKSLTSMILNMSNGHLPAAEGMGAAWGPKPCQHHQQQSGDDDDHKEHLQK